Within the Thermostichus lividus PCC 6715 genome, the region GATGAGCTGCGAGCGCCGAATTGCTACCGCCTGATTATCGGTATCCAGCCATAGCCCCGCTGCTTGGTTGGCGATCGCCCGGTAGCGATCAAAGGTCGCCCGCCGCAGATGAAAATACTTTTCACCAGCATCCCAGTCGTAAAAGCCAGCCCATCCCCCCCGCCAGTTATTGCCACTGACCAGTACATCGTGCACCGCCAGATCGCGAATGCCGCCTGCGGCCATCCCCCGCCAGCCATTCTCTAAAAAACGGCTCTGCCGAATGTGGATGCGATCGCTATTGTGCATCTCAAGACCGCCCCAGTTATTGCCCCAAAACGTACAGTTGTGCACCTCAATGTCTTGGCTGCCCTCAATTCGCAATGCTTGGCTAAAGGCACCACCATAATGCTCAAAGCGCAGCCCCACCAAAGCAATATGGGCACTGTTGAGTAACCGCAGCGCCTCACGGTGAATCGCCACCTCTAACACCGCAGGGTCAACCCCCTCTGGCAATGCCACGTACACAACGCCCTGTGCTTCATCCACGTAAAAATCATGACCCATTAGCTCTGCCAAGGCCAGTCGCTGCCGTAGTGGTGCCCCTGCTAACCACACCATCTCCCCCCGCTGAGCCAAGGCCGGCAGCTGAATGTTGTAGGCCGTCCACGGATTACCGGCAGCCCCCCACCGCTGCTGCCATGGATGGCGATACACTTGGATGGCTCCATTTGTACTCACCCATTGCCAGTCTGGCCATTGCATACTTCCCTGCAGACGGACGCGATCGGGGGTCTGAGCCACTAGACGCAGGGGGGTACGATGGTTCTCTAGGGTGCCAAGGGCTTCACGGTAGGTGCCGTTGTGAATGTAAATCTCTACGGGGCGATCGCCATGGTTGTGCGCCCATACCAGAGCCGCCGTAATCGTCCCAAAGGGCTGAGCGGCGGTATGCAAGGAACCATCATTGGCCGCAGGATGATCGGGATTCACCTCCAATCGCAGCGGTGTATGAGCGAGGCTCACCAAGGGTAACAGTGCTGCCAGCAGCCCCAAAAGAATGACCCAGCAGGTAGGGTGCCACCGCATTACCGGCCGGCACTAGCGATGTAGGGAATCCACAGTGCCAAAACCGCCACTAGAACTAATAAAACCCCTAGGGGCAACTGAATGGATTGCCACGCTAAAAACCGTAGGGATACGGCGGTTGCATTTTGCACCGAAAACACGGCGATCGCCCCAGTCGTCACCATAAACAGCAAAAAAAGCAGCAGACGGCGCATCCTTTACTTTCCTTCAGCTCTTTCAGCCTCACGAATCATTTGCTCGGTTTTATGGTAGCGGTTATAGGTAGAAAAGCCCGTAAACAGCTCCTTAAAGAGGGTATCAAGTTGCTCGCGACTGGAAGCACTGGCCGTACTCAGCGGTGCTGGCAAAAAGCGATCGCCAAAGCCAACAAACACCAACCCAACAAGAATAACCGGAAGGATG harbors:
- a CDS encoding right-handed parallel beta-helix repeat-containing protein, producing the protein MRWHPTCWVILLGLLAALLPLVSLAHTPLRLEVNPDHPAANDGSLHTAAQPFGTITAALVWAHNHGDRPVEIYIHNGTYREALGTLENHRTPLRLVAQTPDRVRLQGSMQWPDWQWVSTNGAIQVYRHPWQQRWGAAGNPWTAYNIQLPALAQRGEMVWLAGAPLRQRLALAELMGHDFYVDEAQGVVYVALPEGVDPAVLEVAIHREALRLLNSAHIALVGLRFEHYGGAFSQALRIEGSQDIEVHNCTFWGNNWGGLEMHNSDRIHIRQSRFLENGWRGMAAGGIRDLAVHDVLVSGNNWRGGWAGFYDWDAGEKYFHLRRATFDRYRAIANQAAGLWLDTDNQAVAIRRSQLIGNAVVGLFIEAGTGPVTVENSVIAYNYAVAPNYLQTPGVFGWAAQAVTLRNNWIIENEGAQIGVRDPYPRRITLPDTGESVTITSKDWRLENNYIGAQQQLLLTTLRGHPFLETLTLGHNQWWSDRPQPFHLEGTPLSWQAWQQQYGSASDRFRSSE
- a CDS encoding lipopolysaccharide assembly protein LapA domain-containing protein, with amino-acid sequence MRRLLLFLLFMVTTGAIAVFSVQNATAVSLRFLAWQSIQLPLGVLLVLVAVLALWIPYIASAGR